The Candidatus Binatia bacterium DNA window TAGCGGCCGGCCACCGTGGCGATCCCGTGCGGGCCGAGCGAGCGGAGCAGCGCCTCGGTCGATTGGACCGAGGGGAGCGCCGAGCGGGGCGCCGTGTCGCGGCCGTCGAGGAAGGCGTGCACGACGATCCGCGGCACGCGGGCTTCGGCGGCGGCGCGGATCATCGCGTGCAGGTGCCGCTCGTGGCTGTGCACGCCCCCCGGCGACAGGAGCCCGATGAAGTGGAGCGCGCGGCCGCCCTCGAGGGCATGCGCGAAGGCGCCCTGGAGCACGGCGTTCTTCGCGAGCGATCCGTCCTCCATGGCGCGGTCGATCCGCGTGAGGTCCTGGTAGACGATCCGCCCGGCGCCCAGGTTCAGGTGCCCCACCTCGGAGTTCCCCATCTGCCCCTTCGGGAGGCCGACGGCCTCGCCGCAGGTGGTGAGGGTGGCGCTGGGGTATTCGGCGAGGAGGCGGTCCATGACCGGGGTGCGCGCCAGGCGCACGGCATTCCCCTCGGTCCCGGGGTTCAGGCCCCAGCCGTCGAGCACGATCAGTCCGGTGAGCGGCCGCTTCGTCGCCATGGAGGCCGAGCCTACCATACCCCTATCCCTCGCCCGCGAAAGCGCGCGAGGAAAAGCGCGACCGCAAGGCAGGCGGCCGAGCCGACCACGGCAACCCAGACCGGAGCGACCCACGCGCGCGGCACGAGAAACACAACGTCGAGATCCGCGAGACTACGAGGGAAACCGGTCAGCCACCGGAGGAACCCGTAGTACGCGAGGTCCCACACGCCGAAGATCCAGAGCCCCCGCGCGAGCGCGATCCGCCCGGGCGGCCTCCCCAGGAGCGCCACGGCGGCGATCATGACGAGGGTCGCGACCTCGCGCCACTGCTCCAGCCGGAGCCCCTCGGCGGGGATGGCGTGGAACGGCGGCCGCCACCCCTCGGGAAAATAGAGGCGCTTCAGGGAGACGACGCACGCCGCCTCGACCAGCGCCATCGCGAGCGCGTAGACGGTGATCGCGGTGAAGCCGGCCCGCTTCATCGCGGGGCCGCCGAAGCCAGGTCGTCCAGGCTCCCCGGCTCGAGCACGACGCCGAAGCGCGCGGCCAGGGCCTCGAGGAGGCGGACCCGGACGGTCCCCTCCTCCGGCGCGCCGCCGAGCGTCTCGCCGATCGAGCGGGCATGCTCCCGCACCTGCGCCTCGTCCTCCGCGGCGTTCGCGCGAAGACGCGCCGCATCTCGGTGCCGCGCGGTGAGCGGGACCGAAGCGTGGCTCAGCGCGGCGCCGTGCGTGAAGCGGGAGGCGATCCCGGCCGCCTTGAAGCCCAGAACCCGCACCTCTCCCGCCGCC harbors:
- the gpmI gene encoding 2,3-bisphosphoglycerate-independent phosphoglycerate mutase encodes the protein MATKRPLTGLIVLDGWGLNPGTEGNAVRLARTPVMDRLLAEYPSATLTTCGEAVGLPKGQMGNSEVGHLNLGAGRIVYQDLTRIDRAMEDGSLAKNAVLQGAFAHALEGGRALHFIGLLSPGGVHSHERHLHAMIRAAAEARVPRIVVHAFLDGRDTAPRSALPSVQSTEALLRSLGPHGIATVAGRYYAMDRDKRWDRTERAYRALVAGEGERTATPEEAVERAYGRGEGDEFVAPTVVGDPAARRIARGDAVVAFNFRPDRMRQLSRALGDPAFDAFARPEGPLQLHYVCMTEYDETFPYPVLFRDEPLRKTLGEVVSAAGIRQLRIAETEKYAHVTYFLNGSEEKPFPGEDRALIPSPKVATYDLKPEMS